A DNA window from bacterium contains the following coding sequences:
- a CDS encoding asparagine synthetase B, with product MLRLFLFSIITFSALPAFAQKLLIPMDLTQTDHLKAYGVAYKALQQGINVEWLLNYRGGSFMIDSDDGIANECRLRGVRAEDAGSAGDIYLEIENSNMEVVLLEKATKVAIYAPDEVREGPWDDAVNLALTYAEIPFEVIYDADVLGGALSKYEWVHLHHEDFTGQYGKFYSMYRNADWYIRQVQQEEASAKALGYGKVSEMKLAVSRTFRGYVGRGGFLFAMCSATDSYDISLAAAATDIVAPVFDGDGISPNYASEMDYGSAFAFQNYNLITDPMVYEFSSIDVSPTSGMLAQGGEGDYFTLFDFSAKFDPVPTMLTQCHTNVVKGFLGQTTAFHKEYLKPTVTVLAQREGTEEIKYIHGKFGDGFWTYYGGHDPEDYRHQVGDPPTQLALHKNSPGYRLILNNVLFPAARKKELKT from the coding sequence ATGCTTCGACTTTTTCTTTTCTCGATAATCACTTTCTCCGCACTTCCGGCATTTGCTCAGAAGCTGTTGATCCCGATGGATCTGACGCAGACGGATCATCTCAAGGCCTACGGCGTGGCGTACAAGGCGCTGCAGCAGGGGATCAACGTCGAGTGGCTGCTCAACTATCGCGGCGGCAGTTTCATGATTGACAGCGATGACGGTATCGCCAACGAATGCCGTTTGCGGGGCGTGCGTGCCGAAGACGCGGGGAGCGCGGGTGACATCTATCTCGAAATCGAGAACAGCAACATGGAAGTGGTGCTGCTTGAGAAGGCGACAAAGGTGGCGATCTACGCGCCGGACGAGGTGCGCGAGGGGCCGTGGGACGACGCGGTGAATTTGGCGCTGACGTACGCGGAGATTCCGTTTGAAGTAATTTACGATGCGGACGTGCTGGGCGGCGCGCTGTCGAAGTATGAGTGGGTCCACTTGCATCACGAAGATTTCACGGGACAGTACGGAAAGTTCTATTCGATGTACCGCAACGCCGATTGGTATATTCGGCAGGTGCAGCAGGAAGAGGCCTCGGCGAAAGCGCTTGGTTACGGCAAAGTTTCGGAGATGAAGCTGGCGGTGTCCCGGACCTTCAGGGGTTACGTGGGGCGCGGCGGTTTTTTGTTTGCGATGTGTTCGGCGACGGACAGCTACGACATTTCGTTGGCGGCGGCGGCGACGGATATTGTCGCGCCGGTGTTTGACGGGGACGGCATCAGCCCGAACTATGCGTCAGAGATGGATTACGGCAGCGCGTTCGCGTTTCAGAATTACAATCTGATTACCGATCCGATGGTGTATGAATTTTCGTCCATTGACGTCAGTCCGACTTCGGGGATGTTGGCGCAGGGCGGCGAGGGCGACTATTTCACGCTGTTTGATTTTTCGGCGAAGTTTGATCCGGTGCCGACGATGCTGACGCAGTGTCATACGAATGTGGTGAAGGGTTTCTTGGGGCAGACGACGGCGTTTCATAAGGAATATCTGAAGCCGACGGTGACGGTGCTGGCGCAGCGGGAAGGGACCGAAGAGATCAAGTATATTCACGGCAAATTCGGCGACGGATTCTGGACCTACTATGGGGGCCATGATCCGGAGGATTACCGGCACCAGGTGGGGGATCCGCCGACGCAACTGGCGCTGCACAAGAACTCACCGGGGTATCGGCTGATTTTGAACAACGTGCTTTTCCCGGCGGCGCGGAAGAAGGAATTGAAGACGTGA
- a CDS encoding acyl-CoA/acyl-ACP dehydrogenase, whose amino-acid sequence MSTSWQEALDRVSAEVVARHAAQVDEQGRFPEESVKALAQAGLLGAVSATEVGGLALGPRGASEIVRRVSQECGSTGMVVAMHFCGTAVLEAFGDVATRKAAATGEHFSTLAFSEAGSRSHFWAPVSTAKQNGSGVVLDAKKSWITSASKATAYVWSSRPLAAEGLSTIWLVPATVAGLKVQGPFTGLGLRGNDSSPATATAVHVPQSAMLGEDGKGFDVMMGIVLPLFNVCNASCAIGLMQGAVARTAAHVGTKYEYSGTALNELPTVRAYVARMQIKTDMSKALLDDTITALEQGRADAMLRVLECKAAAGETATEVLDLAMRVCGGMAFRKDVGVERLFRDARAAGVMAPTTDVLYDFIGKAVTGLPLF is encoded by the coding sequence GTGAGTACGAGTTGGCAGGAAGCGCTCGATCGCGTGTCCGCGGAGGTTGTCGCCCGACACGCGGCACAGGTGGATGAGCAGGGAAGATTTCCCGAGGAATCCGTGAAGGCGTTGGCGCAAGCGGGATTGCTGGGCGCGGTGAGCGCGACGGAGGTCGGTGGATTGGCATTAGGACCGCGCGGCGCGAGCGAAATCGTGCGGCGTGTGTCACAGGAGTGCGGTTCGACGGGGATGGTGGTGGCGATGCATTTCTGCGGGACGGCGGTGCTGGAAGCGTTTGGCGATGTTGCGACGCGCAAAGCGGCGGCCACGGGCGAGCATTTCTCGACGTTAGCGTTCAGCGAGGCGGGATCGCGGAGTCATTTTTGGGCGCCGGTGAGCACGGCAAAGCAGAACGGCAGCGGCGTGGTGCTGGATGCCAAGAAGAGTTGGATTACCTCGGCCTCGAAAGCCACGGCATACGTGTGGTCTTCGAGGCCGCTTGCTGCGGAGGGGTTAAGTACGATCTGGCTTGTGCCGGCGACAGTGGCCGGTCTAAAGGTGCAGGGACCGTTTACCGGACTTGGATTACGCGGCAACGATTCCTCGCCCGCGACGGCGACAGCGGTGCATGTGCCGCAGAGTGCGATGCTCGGGGAAGACGGCAAGGGTTTCGACGTGATGATGGGTATCGTGCTGCCGCTCTTTAATGTCTGCAACGCGAGCTGTGCGATCGGGCTGATGCAAGGCGCAGTGGCGCGCACGGCGGCACACGTGGGGACGAAGTACGAATATTCGGGCACGGCGCTGAACGAATTGCCGACGGTGCGCGCGTATGTGGCGCGCATGCAGATCAAGACCGACATGTCCAAGGCGCTGCTCGATGATACGATCACGGCGTTGGAACAGGGGCGGGCCGATGCGATGCTGCGCGTTTTGGAATGCAAAGCGGCGGCAGGCGAGACGGCGACGGAGGTACTCGACTTAGCGATGCGCGTATGCGGCGGCATGGCGTTTCGCAAGGACGTTGGAGTGGAGCGTTTGTTCCGCGACGCGCGCGCAGCGGGAGTGATGGCGCCGACGACGGATGTGTTGTACGATTTTATCGGCAAGGCTGTGACCGGCCTGCCGTTGTTCTAA
- a CDS encoding class I SAM-dependent methyltransferase, with protein sequence MSMQHLWDQVEQYSREHFVRPDDALEFVLREQSAHGLPEIQVTPLEGKLLQMQVRLMQARQVLEIGTLGGYSAILLARALPDDGRVTTLEVDAKHAAAARRAFAHAGFSHKIELREGAALETLPLLKQAGRVYDFVFIDADKENNVHYVKWALELTRPGALIVVDNVIRDGDVINPDSTSPMTQGVRRMNEYLKGEPRLDVTTIQTVGAKGYDGMTFILVQA encoded by the coding sequence ATGAGCATGCAGCATCTTTGGGACCAGGTGGAACAATACTCCCGCGAGCATTTTGTCCGGCCCGACGACGCGCTGGAATTCGTGTTGCGGGAGCAGTCAGCGCACGGACTGCCGGAGATCCAGGTTACGCCGTTAGAAGGCAAGCTATTGCAGATGCAGGTGCGCCTGATGCAGGCGCGGCAAGTGCTGGAAATCGGCACGTTGGGCGGATACAGCGCGATTCTGCTGGCGCGCGCGCTGCCGGACGACGGCCGGGTGACCACTTTGGAGGTGGATGCGAAGCACGCGGCGGCGGCGCGGAGAGCTTTTGCGCACGCCGGATTCTCGCACAAGATTGAGCTGCGTGAAGGCGCAGCGCTGGAGACGCTGCCGCTTCTGAAGCAAGCGGGGCGCGTCTACGACTTTGTGTTTATTGACGCGGACAAGGAGAACAACGTTCACTATGTGAAATGGGCGCTTGAGCTGACGCGGCCGGGGGCGCTGATTGTGGTGGACAATGTGATTCGCGACGGGGACGTAATCAATCCGGACAGCACGTCGCCGATGACGCAGGGCGTGCGGCGGATGAACGAGTATTTAAAGGGCGAGCCGCGGCTGGACGTGACGACGATTCAGACCGTCGGGGCGAAGGGCTACGACGGCATGACCTTCATTTTGGTGCAAGCGTAG
- a CDS encoding T9SS type A sorting domain-containing protein — protein MYRSLRLFVLALGLLANLNAALAVGPALTFVGQYQTGIYDAGACEISAFDPVTERLFVVSAAASSILVLDLSNPATPTLLFTIVGAPFGASFNSVAIHNGIVAAAVEAAPQTNPGKIVFFDTNGNYLNDVPAGALPDMVTFSPNGRYVLSANEGQPNDAYTIDPEGSVTIVDLAGGVLSPVVQTASFAAFNGQEAALRAQGIRIYGPGANSAMDFEPEYIAVDAASATAYVTLQENNAMAVIDIATATVTALHPFGYKNHNLAGNRLDPSDQAGDGIDIANWPVFGMYQPDGIAAYEVGGATYLVTANEGDARAYSGLNEEIRMRSGITLDPVLYPNAATLRDNLNLGRLRLTNQLGNTDSDAQFEAMYAYGARSFSIWDENGNQVFDSGDDFEVRLAGMLPAVFNSSNSGNQSFDSRSDDKGPEPEGVVVAEVCGRTFAFIGLERIGGVMIYDITDPANSYYVDYVTARDFSVVVNPADSASLAAVVELGPEGVLFVSANDSPNGQAMLVLSNEINGSVTVYTMECDEILPVEFGSFDAVSGDAEVTLNWNTLSENNNERFEVTRNGVIVANVASLGNSAHGHHYAWTDHAVSNGTTYSYTLSSVALDGTRETLGSASATPSAATGLPTDFALHAAYPNPFNPSTSISFSLPASSHVTLQIFDVNGRGIATLVDGALNAGTHSVTFDAANLASGIYFARINAGSFSASHKLVLMK, from the coding sequence ATGTACCGTTCCCTGCGACTGTTTGTTCTCGCCCTTGGCCTGTTGGCCAATCTGAATGCCGCGCTCGCCGTCGGCCCCGCACTGACCTTCGTCGGTCAATACCAGACTGGAATCTATGATGCCGGCGCCTGTGAAATTTCGGCGTTTGATCCCGTTACCGAACGCCTGTTCGTCGTCAGCGCCGCCGCTTCCAGTATTCTCGTGCTCGATCTCAGCAACCCGGCGACCCCCACGCTGCTCTTCACCATTGTTGGCGCTCCCTTCGGCGCGTCCTTCAACAGCGTCGCCATTCACAACGGCATCGTCGCAGCCGCCGTGGAAGCTGCACCGCAGACCAACCCTGGCAAGATCGTGTTCTTTGATACGAACGGTAACTACCTTAACGATGTTCCCGCCGGTGCACTGCCCGACATGGTAACCTTTTCACCCAATGGCCGCTATGTGCTGTCCGCCAACGAAGGCCAGCCCAATGATGCCTATACCATTGACCCCGAAGGCAGCGTCACCATCGTGGACCTCGCCGGCGGCGTGCTGAGCCCCGTTGTGCAAACCGCGTCGTTCGCGGCGTTCAATGGTCAGGAAGCTGCCCTGCGCGCACAAGGGATCCGGATCTACGGACCCGGCGCCAACTCCGCCATGGATTTCGAGCCCGAATATATCGCCGTGGATGCCGCCTCCGCGACGGCCTACGTGACCCTGCAAGAAAATAACGCGATGGCCGTGATTGACATCGCCACCGCCACGGTCACTGCGCTGCATCCCTTCGGATACAAGAACCACAACCTCGCGGGCAATCGTCTCGATCCGAGCGATCAGGCCGGCGACGGAATTGACATCGCCAACTGGCCCGTCTTCGGTATGTACCAGCCCGACGGTATCGCCGCCTATGAAGTCGGCGGAGCAACCTACCTCGTCACCGCCAACGAAGGCGACGCGCGCGCCTACTCCGGTTTGAACGAAGAGATTCGCATGCGCTCCGGCATCACGCTGGATCCGGTGCTCTATCCCAATGCCGCGACGCTGCGCGATAACTTGAACCTCGGCCGCCTGCGCTTGACCAATCAGCTCGGCAATACCGACAGTGACGCGCAGTTCGAAGCCATGTACGCCTACGGTGCGCGCTCGTTCTCGATCTGGGACGAAAACGGTAATCAAGTGTTCGACAGCGGGGACGATTTTGAAGTTCGGCTTGCCGGCATGCTGCCCGCCGTCTTCAATTCGAGCAACTCCGGCAATCAGTCGTTTGACTCGCGCTCGGATGACAAGGGCCCCGAACCCGAAGGCGTCGTCGTCGCCGAGGTTTGCGGCCGCACCTTTGCCTTCATCGGCCTCGAACGCATCGGCGGCGTCATGATCTATGACATCACCGACCCCGCCAATTCCTACTATGTGGACTACGTCACTGCGCGTGATTTCAGCGTCGTCGTCAATCCCGCCGACAGCGCCTCACTCGCCGCGGTTGTTGAACTGGGCCCTGAAGGCGTCCTCTTCGTATCCGCCAACGATTCGCCCAACGGTCAGGCAATGCTCGTGCTGTCCAATGAAATCAACGGCAGCGTAACCGTCTACACCATGGAGTGTGATGAAATCCTGCCCGTCGAGTTTGGCAGCTTTGACGCCGTCAGCGGTGACGCCGAAGTTACGCTGAACTGGAACACGTTGAGCGAAAACAACAATGAGCGCTTTGAAGTTACCCGCAACGGCGTGATCGTTGCCAATGTGGCGAGCCTCGGCAATTCGGCCCATGGGCACCACTACGCCTGGACCGATCACGCGGTCAGCAATGGCACGACCTACAGCTACACTCTGAGTTCCGTCGCCCTCGACGGTACACGCGAAACCCTCGGCAGCGCCAGCGCCACCCCGAGCGCCGCGACCGGTCTGCCGACCGATTTCGCCTTGCATGCCGCCTATCCCAATCCGTTCAACCCGAGCACCTCGATCAGCTTCTCGCTGCCCGCGTCGTCGCACGTCACGCTCCAAATCTTTGACGTGAACGGCCGCGGCATCGCGACGCTTGTGGACGGCGCTCTCAATGCCGGAACGCACAGCGTCACCTTTGACGCCGCCAATCTCGCCAGCGGCATCTACTTCGCCCGCATCAACGCCGGCTCGTTCAGCGCGTCGCACAAGCTCGTCTTGATGAAGTAA
- a CDS encoding type II toxin-antitoxin system HicB family antitoxin: MATNGHNRVYTAVVEYDAESKMYIGSVVGIRGAHTQAATLDELQVNLKEVIALCMEEFHLDEEEIPRFIGLQQIELSA, from the coding sequence ATGGCCACAAACGGACATAACAGAGTGTACACAGCCGTGGTAGAATACGACGCAGAGAGCAAAATGTACATCGGCTCGGTGGTGGGCATTCGCGGTGCGCACACGCAGGCGGCGACGCTTGATGAATTGCAGGTAAACCTGAAGGAAGTCATCGCGTTGTGCATGGAGGAGTTTCACCTTGACGAAGAAGAGATTCCGCGGTTCATCGGATTGCAGCAAATCGAACTCTCTGCATGA
- a CDS encoding type II toxin-antitoxin system HicA family toxin, whose product MTKLPVVDFRTFEKVLKRLGFDPVRQRGSHVVFKHPDGRGTAVPNHPGRDLTRPLIRDILNEISVSIDDYLRAISEV is encoded by the coding sequence ATGACGAAGCTCCCGGTTGTTGACTTCAGGACTTTTGAAAAGGTTCTGAAGAGGCTCGGTTTTGACCCGGTACGACAACGCGGCAGCCACGTTGTGTTCAAGCATCCTGACGGGCGCGGAACCGCTGTGCCGAACCATCCGGGGCGCGATTTAACGAGACCTTTGATTCGCGATATTCTAAACGAAATCAGTGTTTCGATTGACGACTACTTGCGCGCAATTTCGGAGGTTTAA
- a CDS encoding tetratricopeptide repeat protein, whose product MTKLRIILIALLWCALPLSAQQILVAPTKPTKQPVQKTAEQVFAERARRDEQRGNYEAALTNWREVMKGAPRDPGAITSIPNCLIQLRKFDEAEQFLTTQIERAKLYEMMTTWQDPASVFSLTLALGEVKLARDASDAAWEIWRGALATQPNNPDAVRSLVLLLQRNRRWEESEKLIRDYRKEQRNPGYMALELASSLQAQMNFVGATEELLLYAKTSPTSWQIAQTYLSRFPDDTTVEASVSGVLEQAIKRERKDAAVWRMYAGYTMKTGRLEKSLDATIAADSLSQAGGATVLTTSQQLLAEGEIELARRGFERVIAWKAADQLTERAELGLAQCLEGQGRYADAKSAYERFIAGRTKSPELEEARFHIAEILLTRENNPQAALVEFNGIFQRSKPPLKSRAGMRIGDAHAYLGEYGPAIDAWGKAAPGPRGEITDELGQLLLRIARANMWRDSTALAGAALDSILKGSTQNTTFNDAILFQALLEGGGFHGALRAFADADYADFRGDHATAAAKYGEAATQLNYGRLAEWCRISEAEALRLSGRPADAIAALDKFAESFPESADLPRAKYLQAVITLEDLKNEDQALKLLQDYLVEYPRSLYLEQARRKARVLANKVS is encoded by the coding sequence ATGACCAAACTTCGAATCATTCTGATCGCCTTGCTGTGGTGCGCACTGCCGCTCAGTGCGCAACAGATTCTTGTGGCACCGACCAAACCGACCAAGCAGCCGGTCCAGAAGACGGCGGAGCAGGTCTTTGCGGAACGGGCGCGCCGTGACGAGCAGCGCGGCAACTATGAAGCCGCGTTGACGAACTGGCGCGAGGTGATGAAGGGTGCGCCGCGCGATCCGGGGGCGATTACCTCGATACCGAACTGTTTGATTCAACTGCGCAAGTTTGACGAAGCTGAGCAGTTCTTGACAACACAGATCGAACGGGCGAAGCTCTATGAGATGATGACGACCTGGCAGGATCCGGCGAGCGTGTTCAGCTTGACGTTGGCGTTGGGCGAAGTGAAGCTGGCGCGGGATGCTTCGGACGCGGCGTGGGAGATTTGGCGGGGCGCGCTGGCGACGCAGCCGAACAATCCGGACGCGGTGCGGTCGCTGGTGTTGTTGCTGCAGCGCAACCGGCGGTGGGAAGAGAGCGAGAAGCTCATTCGCGACTATCGCAAGGAGCAGCGGAATCCGGGTTACATGGCGTTGGAGCTCGCGTCGAGCCTGCAGGCGCAGATGAATTTTGTCGGCGCGACCGAAGAGCTGCTGCTCTATGCGAAGACATCGCCGACGTCGTGGCAGATTGCGCAAACCTATTTGAGCCGTTTCCCCGACGACACGACGGTTGAAGCGAGTGTGTCCGGGGTGCTGGAACAGGCCATCAAGCGGGAGCGTAAGGACGCGGCGGTCTGGCGGATGTACGCGGGTTACACGATGAAGACGGGGCGCCTCGAAAAGTCGTTAGATGCGACGATTGCTGCGGATTCGTTGTCGCAAGCGGGCGGCGCGACGGTGCTGACGACGTCGCAACAGCTCTTGGCCGAAGGAGAAATTGAGTTGGCGCGGCGGGGATTTGAGCGGGTGATCGCCTGGAAAGCGGCGGATCAGTTGACGGAACGCGCGGAACTGGGACTTGCGCAATGTTTAGAGGGCCAGGGGCGCTATGCGGACGCGAAGTCGGCGTATGAGCGTTTCATCGCGGGTCGCACGAAGTCACCGGAGCTCGAAGAAGCGCGTTTTCACATTGCCGAGATATTGCTTACGCGCGAGAACAATCCGCAGGCCGCGCTGGTTGAGTTCAACGGAATTTTTCAGCGCAGCAAGCCGCCGTTGAAGTCGCGCGCGGGGATGCGGATTGGCGATGCTCACGCATATCTGGGTGAGTACGGGCCGGCGATTGATGCGTGGGGCAAGGCGGCGCCGGGTCCGCGCGGTGAGATAACCGACGAGCTTGGGCAGTTGCTGCTGCGCATAGCGCGGGCGAATATGTGGCGCGACTCGACGGCGCTGGCCGGTGCGGCGCTCGATTCGATTTTGAAAGGCAGCACGCAGAACACGACATTTAACGACGCGATTCTATTTCAAGCGCTACTGGAAGGCGGCGGATTTCACGGTGCGTTGCGCGCGTTCGCGGATGCGGACTACGCTGATTTTCGCGGTGATCACGCGACGGCGGCGGCGAAATACGGCGAGGCGGCGACGCAATTGAACTATGGCCGGTTGGCCGAGTGGTGCCGCATCTCGGAGGCCGAGGCGCTCAGGCTGTCGGGTCGGCCCGCGGACGCGATTGCGGCGCTGGACAAGTTTGCCGAGAGTTTTCCGGAATCGGCGGACCTTCCGCGCGCGAAGTATTTGCAGGCGGTCATCACGCTTGAAGATCTTAAGAACGAAGATCAGGCGTTGAAGCTGCTGCAGGACTATTTGGTTGAGTACCCGCGATCTCTTTACCTTGAGCAAGCCCGGCGCAAGGCGCGCGTGCTGGCGAATAAGGTTTCATAA
- a CDS encoding HXXEE domain-containing protein: MLHQLEEYVIPGGFLRWFNREVFKSDDDRAPISNVAAVVINIVFGWPLFAAVGFMGLGNMWLAMPAMGILFVNAWFHIATSLTSNRYSPGTFTSIMVLLPLTLYTFYYFVMTWEIGFRLLFLSILIGIVLHLLMLTIPRELLHARDKRRERQTA, encoded by the coding sequence ATGCTGCATCAACTTGAAGAATACGTCATCCCGGGCGGCTTCTTGCGTTGGTTTAACCGGGAGGTCTTCAAGAGCGACGATGATCGCGCGCCGATTTCAAATGTGGCGGCAGTGGTTATCAATATTGTTTTCGGCTGGCCGCTCTTTGCGGCGGTCGGTTTCATGGGGCTGGGGAACATGTGGCTGGCCATGCCTGCGATGGGCATCTTATTCGTGAATGCGTGGTTTCACATCGCGACATCGCTTACTTCTAACCGCTATTCGCCGGGCACTTTTACGAGCATCATGGTGCTGCTGCCGCTGACGCTTTACACATTTTACTACTTCGTGATGACGTGGGAGATCGGCTTCCGGCTGCTATTTCTCTCGATTCTCATCGGGATTGTGCTGCATTTGCTGATGCTGACGATTCCGCGTGAACTTCTGCACGCCCGCGACAAGCGGCGCGAGCGCCAAACAGCGTAA
- a CDS encoding DUF1330 domain-containing protein, with protein MSYRRIMAMQITDAGRYAEYRARMTPLMEEYGGRFDYDFTIKEVLKKCCDVEINRVFMMVFPSKEHARDFFGDPRYKAVRQEYFDSSVGSVTQIAEFEGE; from the coding sequence ATGAGCTATCGGCGAATCATGGCGATGCAGATTACGGATGCAGGGCGCTACGCCGAGTATCGTGCGCGGATGACGCCATTAATGGAGGAGTACGGCGGGCGCTTCGACTATGATTTCACGATCAAGGAGGTCTTGAAGAAGTGCTGCGACGTGGAGATCAATCGGGTGTTCATGATGGTGTTTCCGTCGAAAGAACATGCGCGGGATTTTTTTGGTGATCCGCGCTACAAGGCGGTGCGGCAGGAGTATTTTGACAGTTCCGTGGGCAGTGTAACCCAGATTGCGGAATTTGAAGGTGAATAA
- a CDS encoding PhnD/SsuA/transferrin family substrate-binding protein — protein sequence MGAVAYDPKVVTIWNGFREYFMRNGLDFDYVLFSNYERQVEAHFDGMIHVAWNSPLAWLQAQRLAQQTNRHAVAVMMRDSDCDLTSVIVTRSDAGIASVTDLRGRRVAVGAKDSPQATLIPLHMLALAGLEAHDDFEVVPFDVLVGLHGDHVGGERDAARALAGGAAEAACMLEANYAMFQQEGTLTAGATKVLLRTPLYDHCNFTVLDGAPTKDIARFCELLQDMRYDDPELRPLLDMEGLKEWKVGRLRGYSALEAAVDHFGTIEEFLESAGARCR from the coding sequence ATGGGCGCGGTGGCCTACGACCCAAAAGTCGTGACGATCTGGAACGGTTTCCGCGAATATTTTATGCGCAATGGTCTGGACTTCGATTATGTTTTGTTCAGCAACTATGAACGGCAAGTCGAGGCGCATTTTGACGGGATGATCCATGTCGCGTGGAATTCGCCGTTGGCGTGGCTTCAGGCGCAGCGATTGGCGCAGCAGACGAACCGGCACGCTGTGGCGGTGATGATGCGCGACAGCGATTGCGATTTGACATCGGTGATTGTGACACGAAGCGACGCCGGCATTGCCTCGGTGACCGACCTGCGAGGTCGGCGCGTGGCGGTCGGAGCCAAGGACTCGCCGCAAGCAACGTTGATTCCGCTGCATATGCTGGCGCTGGCCGGGTTGGAAGCGCACGACGATTTCGAAGTGGTACCGTTTGACGTGCTGGTCGGTCTGCATGGTGATCACGTGGGCGGCGAGCGTGACGCGGCGCGGGCATTGGCGGGCGGCGCGGCGGAAGCGGCGTGCATGCTCGAAGCGAACTACGCGATGTTCCAACAGGAAGGGACGCTGACCGCCGGGGCGACGAAGGTGTTATTGCGCACGCCGCTCTATGATCATTGTAATTTCACGGTACTGGACGGCGCGCCGACGAAGGACATCGCGCGCTTTTGTGAATTGCTGCAGGACATGCGCTATGACGATCCGGAATTGCGGCCTCTGCTCGACATGGAAGGATTGAAGGAGTGGAAGGTCGGGCGACTGCGCGGCTATTCCGCGTTGGAAGCGGCGGTGGATCATTTCGGGACGATCGAAGAGTTTCTGGAGAGTGCGGGCGCGCGCTGCCGGTAG
- a CDS encoding T9SS type A sorting domain-containing protein, translating into MTPALLPHFLQVNDGYFVSVRNFEYGQLVYHYNAQGALVHGDTLTLGECFYSFAYDGEPRLVSQQYDIEAGHWVVRTVAYEFDGNATLVDSTLIRRVDLAAGENNAGYAFQFNHGVLTVVAGSVTPGASLNNFRVWLTSYDGEAVMTAPPWDPGPLPIGAYITHWGVLRTSDARFVLAAFVRNDAIKELWFMGLDGDGTFNGSIHTQGIDPTHALNGLRIAEHAGSVVYAITEITADGSFGGGAQVAAFPLTTLLDAPDSPMPLPFELSLGAYPNPFNAQTQLTFTLAHATTARLAVYDLLGREVATIAQQTYAPGRQQVVWDAGDLASGRYFVRLTADHATRVLPLTLMK; encoded by the coding sequence TTGACACCGGCGCTGCTGCCGCACTTTCTGCAGGTGAATGACGGTTATTTCGTATCGGTGCGCAATTTTGAGTATGGGCAGTTGGTTTACCATTACAATGCGCAAGGTGCGCTGGTGCATGGGGACACGCTGACCCTGGGTGAGTGTTTCTATTCATTTGCGTACGACGGCGAGCCGCGGCTGGTGTCCCAGCAGTATGATATTGAGGCCGGTCACTGGGTCGTGCGCACGGTGGCCTATGAGTTTGACGGCAACGCGACGCTGGTTGACAGCACGCTGATCCGGCGCGTTGATTTGGCGGCCGGGGAGAACAACGCGGGCTACGCGTTCCAGTTCAATCACGGTGTGCTGACGGTCGTGGCGGGGTCGGTGACGCCGGGGGCTTCGCTCAACAATTTTCGTGTGTGGCTAACGAGCTATGACGGTGAAGCGGTGATGACTGCTCCGCCGTGGGATCCGGGTCCGCTGCCGATCGGCGCGTACATCACGCATTGGGGTGTGCTGCGGACTTCGGATGCGCGTTTTGTGCTGGCGGCGTTTGTGCGCAACGACGCGATCAAGGAGCTGTGGTTCATGGGGCTGGACGGCGACGGCACGTTCAATGGCAGCATACACACACAGGGGATAGACCCGACGCACGCGCTGAATGGGCTGCGTATTGCGGAGCATGCCGGCTCGGTGGTGTATGCGATCACGGAAATTACGGCGGACGGTTCGTTTGGCGGCGGAGCGCAAGTCGCGGCTTTTCCATTGACGACGCTGCTCGACGCGCCGGATTCACCGATGCCGCTGCCGTTCGAGTTGTCGCTGGGGGCCTATCCGAATCCATTCAATGCGCAGACGCAGTTGACGTTTACGCTGGCGCACGCAACGACGGCGCGGTTGGCCGTCTATGATTTGTTGGGCCGCGAAGTGGCGACGATCGCGCAGCAGACCTACGCGCCGGGCCGACAGCAGGTTGTGTGGGACGCCGGTGATTTGGCGAGCGGGAGATACTTTGTTCGACTGACCGCGGATCACGCCACGCGCGTGCTGCCGCTGACCCTAATGAAATGA